One segment of Fimbriiglobus ruber DNA contains the following:
- a CDS encoding tetratricopeptide repeat protein: MDDAIEHYRQNLAIAREIGDRRGEGNALGNLGLAYAALGRVDDAIEHYRQQLVIAREIGDRRGEGNALGNLGLAYADLGRVDDAIEHYRQWLVIAREIGDRRGEGNALGNLGLAYADLGRVDDAIEHYRQNLAIAREIGDRRGEGSALGNLGNAYAALGRLDDAIEHYRQRLAIAREIGDRRGEGNALGNLGSAYAALGRLDDAIEHYRQRLVIALEIGDRRGEANGSWNLAVALVKRDRHTKAIPFAERSLAYFEEIGHPCAKADRETLAKWRTQIG; encoded by the coding sequence GTGGACGACGCGATCGAACACTACCGGCAGAACCTCGCCATCGCCCGCGAGATCGGCGACCGGCGGGGGGAAGGGAACGCACTCGGCAACCTGGGATTGGCCTACGCCGCCCTCGGCCGGGTGGACGACGCGATCGAACACTACCGGCAGCAGTTGGTCATCGCCCGCGAGATCGGCGACCGGCGGGGGGAGGGGAACGCACTCGGCAACCTGGGACTGGCCTACGCCGACCTCGGCCGAGTGGACGACGCGATCGAACACTACCGGCAGTGGTTGGTCATCGCCCGCGAGATCGGCGACCGGCGGGGGGAAGGGAACGCACTCGGCAACCTGGGATTGGCCTACGCCGACCTCGGCCGGGTGGACGACGCGATCGAACACTACCGGCAGAACCTCGCCATCGCCCGCGAGATCGGCGACCGGCGGGGGGAGGGGAGCGCACTCGGCAACCTGGGAAATGCCTACGCCGCCCTCGGCCGGTTGGACGACGCGATCGAACACTACCGGCAGCGGTTGGCCATCGCCCGCGAGATCGGCGACCGGCGGGGGGAGGGGAACGCACTCGGCAACCTGGGATCGGCCTACGCCGCCCTCGGCCGGTTGGACGACGCGATCGAACACTACCGGCAGCGGCTGGTCATCGCCCTCGAGATCGGAGACCGGCGGGGGGAAGCGAATGGGAGTTGGAACTTAGCGGTGGCTTTAGTCAAACGAGACCGTCACACTAAGGCGATTCCATTCGCCGAGCGGTCTCTGGCCTACTTTGAGGAGATTGGTCATCCCTGTGCAAAGGCGGACCGTGAAACCCTCGCAAAATGGCGGACCCAAATCGGGTGA